A single region of the Pseudalkalibacillus berkeleyi genome encodes:
- a CDS encoding DUF3055 domain-containing protein, which yields MDLFDKLYDEDETVKVRFVGFTTEHVRYDFGIVFTNMFFGKPLVVCMQTGRSALLDATDLKNTDSIQKAFNIQSKKEAEELSSFFEESIPFSPIAEQYD from the coding sequence ATGGACCTTTTTGACAAACTATATGATGAAGATGAGACGGTTAAAGTTAGGTTTGTTGGATTTACAACTGAACACGTTCGTTATGATTTCGGTATTGTTTTTACGAACATGTTCTTTGGGAAACCGCTCGTCGTATGCATGCAAACCGGGCGCTCCGCATTATTGGATGCAACCGATTTGAAGAACACAGACAGTATTCAAAAAGCGTTTAATATTCAATCAAAGAAGGAGGCAGAAGAACTGTCGTCTTTCTTTGAAGAATCAATTCCGTTCTCTCCAATTGCTGAACAATATGATTGA
- a CDS encoding YkyA family protein: MSVKKSIVLIFLTIGLLVSGCSVGQSTEEKIHEHLEETVSLEKGFGEVQQSLVDAEQKEQKLFNEILALSMKDIDQITKLADQAIVSAETRQKHIKQEKESIQSAYNNFKTVKELSKEIEDEKVQTAADHLIETMDQRFESYQGLHKAYVKALEKDLELYELLKKEDLSLDELKKHTETLNKHYEEVLTKQDKFNSLTDQYNEKKKSFYKQAGLSTGKIKDS, translated from the coding sequence TTGAGCGTCAAAAAAAGTATAGTTTTGATCTTTTTGACAATTGGATTATTAGTCAGTGGTTGTTCAGTAGGACAGTCAACAGAAGAAAAAATACATGAACATTTAGAAGAGACGGTTAGTTTAGAGAAGGGCTTTGGAGAGGTACAACAGTCACTTGTTGATGCAGAACAGAAAGAGCAGAAATTATTTAACGAGATCCTAGCATTAAGCATGAAGGATATTGATCAGATTACAAAACTTGCGGATCAAGCCATTGTATCAGCCGAGACACGTCAAAAACATATTAAACAAGAAAAGGAAAGTATACAGAGTGCATATAACAATTTCAAAACCGTCAAGGAATTGTCTAAAGAAATCGAAGATGAAAAAGTTCAAACAGCTGCAGATCATCTAATTGAGACGATGGACCAACGATTTGAAAGCTATCAGGGTTTACATAAAGCATATGTTAAAGCACTGGAAAAGGATTTAGAGTTATATGAATTGCTAAAGAAAGAAGACTTGTCTTTAGATGAATTAAAGAAGCATACAGAAACTTTGAATAAACATTATGAGGAAGTATTAACAAAACAAGATAAGTTTAATTCCTTAACAGATCAATATAATGAGAAGAAGAAATCCTTCTACAAACAAGCTGGATTATCAACAGGAAAAATCAAGGACTCCTAA
- a CDS encoding GapA-binding peptide SR1P: MGTLICQTCDTTIEHFEVNKVTTLYANCPECKRKRKNLKK, from the coding sequence ATGGGAACGTTAATCTGTCAAACATGTGATACGACTATTGAACACTTTGAAGTCAATAAGGTAACGACTCTATATGCAAACTGTCCGGAATGTAAACGTAAAAGGAAAAATCTAAAAAAATAA
- a CDS encoding alpha-ketoacid dehydrogenase subunit beta, protein MAQMTMIQAITDAMRIELKNDENVLIFGEDVGQNGGVFRATEGLQKEYGEDRVFDTPLAESGIGGLAIGLALQGYRPVPEIQFFGFVYEVMDAISGQMARLRYRSGGRYNAPITVRSPFGGGVKTPELHADSLEGLMAQQPGLKVVIPSTPYDAKGLLLASIRDNDPVIFLEHMKLYRSFRGEVPEEEYTVEIGKADVKREGKDITIISYGAMVHSSLKAAEELEKEDIQAEVIDLMTVSPLDIDTIIESVNKTGRAIVVQEAQKQAGIAANVVAEINDRAILSLEAPVLRVTAPDTVFPFSAAEDVWLPDYKDIVTKAKQVIEF, encoded by the coding sequence ATGGCCCAAATGACGATGATTCAAGCGATTACTGATGCGATGCGCATTGAATTAAAAAATGATGAAAACGTTTTGATCTTTGGGGAAGACGTAGGTCAAAATGGAGGCGTATTCCGTGCGACAGAAGGTCTTCAAAAAGAGTACGGAGAAGATCGCGTTTTTGATACTCCGCTTGCAGAGTCTGGTATAGGTGGTCTTGCAATTGGTCTAGCATTGCAAGGATACCGCCCTGTTCCTGAAATTCAATTCTTCGGTTTCGTATATGAAGTAATGGATGCAATTTCTGGGCAAATGGCTCGCTTGCGTTACCGTTCTGGCGGACGTTACAACGCTCCAATTACGGTTCGTTCTCCATTTGGAGGGGGAGTTAAAACGCCTGAACTGCATGCGGATAGCCTTGAAGGATTGATGGCTCAACAACCTGGACTTAAAGTGGTAATACCTTCAACGCCTTATGATGCAAAAGGTCTTCTGCTTGCATCCATCAGAGACAACGATCCTGTTATTTTTCTTGAACATATGAAGCTTTATCGCTCATTTAGAGGAGAAGTTCCAGAAGAAGAATATACAGTTGAAATTGGTAAAGCTGATGTGAAGCGAGAAGGAAAAGACATCACAATTATCTCTTATGGTGCAATGGTTCATTCTTCTCTAAAAGCTGCTGAAGAACTGGAAAAGGAAGATATTCAAGCTGAAGTTATCGACTTGATGACAGTCAGTCCTTTAGATATTGACACTATTATTGAGTCCGTAAATAAAACAGGTCGAGCAATTGTCGTACAGGAAGCTCAAAAACAAGCGGGTATTGCAGCGAACGTTGTAGCGGAAATTAACGATCGTGCAATTCTTTCATTAGAAGCACCTGTATTACGCGTTACTGCTCCTGATACAGTATTCCCATTCTCTGCTGCAGAGGATGTTTGGCTACCTGATTATAAAGACATTGTTACAAAGGCAAAGCAAGTTATCGAATTTTAA
- a CDS encoding aminotransferase class I/II-fold pyridoxal phosphate-dependent enzyme has translation MSQNETPLFTGLLNHAKRNPIQFHIPGHKKGRGMDPEFRDFIGDNALSIDLINIGPLDDLHHPHGMIKEAQQLAAEAFGADYTYFSVQGTSGAIMTMILAVCKPGEKILVPRNVHKSVMSAIIFSGAVPVFIHPDIDPYLGISHGITTQSVSKALEQHPDAKGLLVINPTYFGISADLKEIVSLAHTYHIPVLVDEAHGVHIHFHDRLPLSAMQAGADMAATSVHKLGGSLTQSSILNVRGSLVSPERVQSILSMMTTTSTSYILLASLDVARRRLATQGYELAEQSIHLAEFARRQINEIPNIHCIGQEILGTQATYDYDPTKLIISVKELNITGYDVELWLREQHNIEVELSDLYNILCIITAGDCEEEVLLLIKALDQLSKLHKQPIESSEKAIPVSVPSIPVLSLSPRDAFYADTESIPFEESVGRIIAEFVMVYPPGIPIFIPGEIITQENIDYIFENINAGLPVQGPEDETLQMIQVIKEHKPIL, from the coding sequence TTGTCTCAAAATGAAACACCATTATTTACTGGTCTATTGAATCATGCAAAAAGAAATCCAATTCAATTTCATATACCAGGGCATAAAAAAGGAAGAGGTATGGACCCCGAATTTAGAGACTTCATTGGGGATAACGCCTTATCTATCGATTTAATAAATATCGGTCCATTAGATGATCTACATCATCCACATGGCATGATTAAAGAGGCACAGCAGCTTGCAGCAGAAGCTTTCGGGGCTGATTACACATATTTTTCAGTACAAGGCACAAGTGGAGCCATTATGACGATGATTCTTGCGGTCTGCAAACCTGGCGAAAAAATCCTTGTCCCTAGAAATGTTCATAAATCTGTGATGTCAGCCATTATTTTTTCAGGGGCAGTTCCTGTTTTCATTCACCCGGATATCGATCCTTATCTTGGTATATCACATGGTATTACAACTCAATCTGTGTCGAAAGCACTTGAACAGCACCCTGATGCGAAAGGATTGCTTGTGATCAACCCGACATACTTTGGCATCAGTGCTGATTTAAAAGAAATTGTGAGCTTAGCACATACTTATCATATTCCTGTTCTTGTTGATGAAGCTCATGGGGTACACATCCATTTCCATGATCGACTACCTTTATCTGCTATGCAAGCAGGAGCAGATATGGCAGCCACAAGTGTGCATAAACTTGGAGGTTCGTTGACACAAAGTTCAATATTAAACGTTAGAGGTTCTCTTGTTTCACCTGAACGAGTTCAATCTATTCTAAGTATGATGACAACTACTTCAACCTCTTACATCTTACTTGCTTCACTTGACGTAGCAAGAAGGAGATTAGCAACCCAAGGGTACGAATTAGCAGAACAGTCCATTCATTTAGCCGAATTTGCAAGAAGGCAAATCAATGAAATACCTAACATTCATTGTATCGGACAAGAAATCTTAGGTACTCAAGCGACCTATGATTATGATCCGACTAAATTAATCATTTCAGTGAAAGAATTGAATATTACAGGGTATGATGTTGAGTTGTGGTTAAGAGAACAACATAATATTGAAGTTGAGCTTTCTGACCTATATAACATTCTGTGCATTATAACAGCTGGAGATTGTGAAGAAGAAGTACTCTTATTAATAAAGGCTTTAGATCAGCTTTCCAAATTACACAAGCAACCTATCGAAAGCTCTGAGAAAGCAATACCAGTTAGCGTTCCGAGTATTCCTGTCCTGTCATTATCACCGAGAGATGCGTTTTACGCCGACACTGAGAGTATTCCTTTTGAAGAGTCAGTCGGTCGTATTATAGCAGAGTTTGTTATGGTTTACCCTCCAGGAATCCCGATCTTTATCCCAGGGGAAATTATTACACAAGAAAATATTGACTATATTTTCGAAAATATTAACGCAGGTTTACCAGTACAAGGACCTGAAGATGAAACTTTACAAATGATTCAGGTCATTAAAGAGCACAAACCTATTCTTTAA
- a CDS encoding dihydrolipoamide acetyltransferase family protein: MAFKFKLPDIGEGIHEGEIVKWFVKKGDEIKEDDILLEVQNDKAVVEIPSPYDGTVTDIKVEEGTVAVVGDVLLEIDAEGYEGEEEEEEEEENSEQPEQKEEKKEESKKETEADQSSKQEDSESEQEEQDPTNRVKAMPSVRKYAREKEIDIKKVQGSGKNGRILKEDIDAYLDGGQDSTSQEESAAPSSEEKQPSSSDQSKPAAAQQQQLETREKLKGMRKAIANAMVNSKHTAPHVTHMDEVVVTDLVAHRKKFKQVAADKGIKLTYLPYVAKALVSALREYPILNASIDDQNEEIVHKHYYNIGIAADTDAGLVVPVIKDADRKSIFNLSNEINELAKKARDGKLTTDEMKGSTCTISNLGSAGGQWFTPIINHPDAAILGVGRIQEKPVVENGEIVAAPVLAISISYDHRLVDGVTAQNALNHVKRLLNDPQLLIMEA, from the coding sequence GTGGCGTTTAAATTTAAACTGCCTGATATCGGTGAAGGTATCCATGAAGGTGAAATCGTAAAATGGTTTGTCAAGAAAGGCGACGAAATCAAAGAAGACGATATACTTCTTGAAGTTCAAAACGATAAAGCTGTCGTTGAAATTCCATCACCATACGATGGCACTGTTACAGATATTAAAGTAGAAGAAGGCACAGTAGCGGTTGTAGGCGATGTTCTTCTAGAAATTGATGCTGAAGGTTATGAAGGCGAAGAGGAAGAGGAAGAAGAAGAGGAAAACTCTGAGCAACCTGAACAAAAGGAAGAAAAGAAGGAAGAATCGAAGAAGGAAACAGAAGCTGATCAGAGCTCAAAACAAGAAGATTCTGAATCTGAACAAGAAGAACAAGATCCTACAAATCGTGTTAAAGCGATGCCTTCTGTACGGAAGTATGCAAGGGAAAAGGAAATTGATATCAAGAAAGTTCAAGGATCAGGAAAGAATGGTCGCATCTTGAAAGAAGATATCGACGCTTATCTTGATGGTGGACAAGATTCAACATCTCAAGAAGAATCAGCTGCTCCTTCATCCGAAGAGAAACAACCTTCATCTTCTGATCAAAGTAAGCCTGCTGCTGCTCAACAGCAACAACTTGAAACACGCGAGAAGTTGAAAGGCATGAGAAAAGCCATCGCTAATGCAATGGTTAACTCGAAGCATACAGCACCACATGTCACGCACATGGATGAAGTTGTAGTAACAGATTTAGTTGCGCATCGTAAGAAGTTCAAACAAGTTGCGGCAGATAAAGGAATTAAACTTACTTATCTACCATATGTAGCAAAAGCTTTAGTTTCTGCATTGCGTGAATATCCGATTTTAAATGCTTCTATTGATGATCAGAACGAAGAGATCGTCCACAAGCATTATTACAACATCGGTATTGCAGCAGATACGGATGCCGGATTAGTTGTTCCAGTCATTAAGGATGCTGATCGTAAATCGATCTTTAACCTATCGAATGAAATCAATGAATTGGCAAAGAAAGCCCGAGATGGTAAGCTTACAACGGATGAAATGAAAGGAAGCACTTGCACGATTTCAAACTTAGGTTCTGCAGGTGGACAATGGTTCACTCCTATCATCAACCATCCTGATGCTGCAATTCTTGGTGTTGGACGCATCCAAGAAAAGCCTGTTGTTGAAAATGGAGAGATTGTCGCAGCTCCAGTATTGGCAATTTCAATCAGCTATGACCACCGTCTAGTTGACGGAGTAACAGCACAGAATGCATTGAATCATGTGAAGCGTCTGTTGAACGACCCACAACTATTGATAATGGAGGCATAA
- the pdhA gene encoding pyruvate dehydrogenase (acetyl-transferring) E1 component subunit alpha, producing MGTKTLSQIEEEFETFQILNEEGEIVNKDAMPDLSDEDLQELMTRMVYTRIWDQRAISLNRQGRLGFYAPVAGQEASMLGSQYALDKEDFILPGYRDVPQIVYHGLPLYQAFLFSRGHFQGNQVPEGVNVIAPQIIIGAQITQTAGVALGLKKRGKKNVAITYTGDGGASQGDFYEGINFAGAFNAPALFVVQNNRFAISVPVEKQSAAKTIAQKAVAAGIHGVQVDGMDVLAVYAVTKQARERALNEEGPSLIETLTYRYGPHTMAGDDPTRYRTEDMDNEWEKKDPLVRFRKFLEGKDLWSEDKENEVVEKAKEDIKAAIKKADDAPKQKVTDLIDIMYEELPKNLQEQMEEYKEKESK from the coding sequence ATGGGTACAAAAACCCTATCACAAATTGAAGAGGAATTTGAAACATTCCAAATTCTGAATGAAGAAGGCGAAATCGTAAACAAGGATGCAATGCCGGATTTATCTGATGAAGATTTGCAAGAACTAATGACACGTATGGTCTATACAAGAATATGGGACCAACGTGCGATTTCCCTAAACAGACAAGGACGTCTTGGATTCTATGCTCCAGTAGCAGGACAAGAGGCTTCTATGCTTGGGAGTCAATATGCCTTAGATAAGGAAGACTTTATCCTTCCAGGATACCGTGATGTTCCACAAATTGTTTATCATGGACTTCCTTTATATCAAGCGTTTTTATTCTCTCGTGGGCACTTCCAAGGTAATCAAGTACCCGAAGGCGTAAATGTGATTGCCCCACAAATTATCATCGGTGCACAGATCACTCAAACTGCTGGTGTTGCATTAGGATTGAAGAAACGCGGAAAGAAAAATGTAGCGATTACTTACACAGGAGACGGCGGAGCTTCACAAGGTGACTTTTATGAAGGTATTAACTTTGCGGGAGCATTTAACGCGCCAGCATTGTTCGTTGTTCAAAATAATCGTTTTGCCATTTCTGTACCTGTAGAGAAACAATCAGCAGCAAAAACAATAGCTCAAAAAGCTGTTGCTGCCGGTATTCATGGCGTTCAAGTTGACGGGATGGATGTACTAGCTGTTTATGCTGTTACAAAACAAGCTCGTGAGCGCGCGCTTAATGAAGAAGGACCATCTTTAATTGAAACACTCACATATAGATATGGACCTCACACGATGGCTGGAGATGATCCAACACGTTATCGTACTGAAGATATGGATAATGAATGGGAAAAGAAAGATCCTCTTGTTCGTTTCCGAAAGTTCTTGGAAGGAAAAGATCTTTGGTCTGAAGACAAAGAAAATGAAGTCGTTGAAAAGGCGAAAGAAGATATTAAAGCTGCAATCAAAAAAGCCGACGATGCTCCTAAGCAAAAAGTAACTGATTTAATTGACATCATGTACGAAGAGCTTCCTAAAAATTTACAGGAGCAAATGGAAGAATATAAAGAAAAGGAGTCGAAGTAA
- the lpdA gene encoding dihydrolipoyl dehydrogenase — protein MVVGDFAEEIDTLVVGSGPGGYVAAIRAAQMGQKVTIVEKGEIGGVCLNVGCIPSKAVINASHRFEHAQHSDDMGITAENVKVDMSKVQEWKAGIVKKLTGGVEGLLKGNKVDIVKGEAYFSDTNTVRVTKDEYTSQTYKFKNCILATGSSPIELPSFKWSDRVISSTGALALTEVPKKMVVIGGGYIGIELGTAYANLGTEVTILEGGKQILPGFEKQMSTLVSRRLKKKGVEIITDAMAKGVDESKDGVKVTAEVKGEEKSFDADYVLVTVGRKPNTEELGLEQIGVKMTDRGLIEIDKKAQTSVEGLYAIGDIVEGPALAHKASYEGKIAAEAISGEAAEIDYLAIPAVVFSDPELASVGYSEAEAKEAGFDVVASKFPFGANGRALSLNDAEGFMKLITRKEDGLVIGAQIAGPNASDMIAELGLAIEAGMTAEDIAMTIHAHPTLGEITMEAAEVAIGLPVHIVK, from the coding sequence ATGGTAGTTGGAGATTTTGCAGAAGAAATTGATACACTTGTCGTAGGTTCAGGTCCCGGAGGATATGTAGCGGCAATTCGTGCTGCGCAAATGGGACAAAAAGTGACAATCGTTGAAAAAGGAGAAATCGGTGGTGTTTGTTTAAACGTTGGATGTATTCCATCAAAAGCAGTGATTAATGCAAGTCACCGATTCGAACATGCTCAACATTCTGATGACATGGGAATTACCGCTGAAAATGTAAAAGTTGACATGAGTAAGGTCCAAGAATGGAAAGCTGGTATCGTGAAAAAATTGACTGGCGGAGTTGAAGGACTTCTAAAAGGCAATAAGGTCGATATCGTTAAAGGAGAAGCTTATTTCTCTGATACGAACACTGTACGTGTAACAAAGGATGAATACACTTCTCAAACGTATAAGTTCAAAAATTGTATCCTAGCAACTGGTTCAAGTCCAATCGAGCTTCCATCTTTCAAATGGAGTGATCGTGTGATTTCTTCAACGGGTGCTCTTGCTTTAACTGAGGTTCCTAAGAAAATGGTAGTGATCGGTGGAGGCTATATCGGTATTGAGCTTGGTACTGCTTATGCTAACTTAGGTACAGAAGTAACAATTCTTGAAGGCGGAAAGCAAATTCTTCCTGGATTTGAAAAGCAAATGAGCACGCTCGTATCTCGTCGACTTAAGAAAAAAGGTGTAGAAATCATCACGGATGCTATGGCTAAAGGCGTAGATGAATCTAAAGATGGTGTGAAAGTTACGGCTGAAGTAAAAGGCGAAGAGAAGTCATTTGATGCGGATTACGTACTCGTTACCGTTGGACGTAAACCTAACACCGAGGAACTTGGTCTTGAGCAAATTGGTGTGAAGATGACAGATCGTGGCTTGATTGAAATTGACAAAAAGGCTCAAACGTCTGTTGAAGGTCTTTATGCAATTGGAGATATTGTTGAAGGTCCAGCACTTGCTCATAAGGCCTCTTATGAAGGTAAGATAGCTGCAGAGGCAATTTCAGGCGAAGCGGCTGAAATTGACTACCTTGCAATCCCAGCAGTCGTATTTAGTGATCCAGAACTAGCGAGTGTTGGATATTCTGAAGCAGAAGCTAAGGAAGCTGGATTCGACGTAGTAGCATCTAAATTCCCATTCGGTGCAAATGGTCGCGCGCTGTCATTAAACGACGCAGAAGGCTTTATGAAGCTTATTACACGTAAAGAAGATGGTTTAGTGATCGGTGCACAAATCGCAGGTCCTAATGCATCTGACATGATTGCAGAGCTAGGTCTTGCAATAGAAGCAGGAATGACTGCTGAAGATATTGCAATGACTATACATGCCCACCCAACTCTTGGTGAAATTACAATGGAAGCAGCTGAAGTGGCAATCGGCCTACCCGTTCACATTGTAAAGTAA
- a CDS encoding glycine betaine uptake BCCT transporter, protein MKKFTTVFIISFIISVIFIAWGVISPEGLQEKTGAIQGFLQKKFGWFYLLSATAFLIFSIYLIFSRYGKIKLGKDDDEPDYNLITWFAMLFSAGMGIGLVFWGVAEPLFHYYDPPSGNGETVESARASIRYAFFHWGLHPWGIYTVIGLALAYFKFRKGAPGLISAIFRPLLGDRVNGPIGIMIDVIAVFATVFGVATSLGFGAAQISGGLSYVFTGIENTKMTQLIIIATVTVLFTISASTGLNKGIKYLSNVNIVLAIGLMFFLLFAGPTNFIMDVFTQTLGSYIQNLPSMSFTLGPYSETKQGWIQSWTVFYWAWWIAWAPFVGMFIARVSKGRTIREFVLGVLLVPTIFGGLWFSVFGGSAIFKERMEGTALYSLMTDQGTEVALFSLLEQFPLGSIMSVIAILLISTFFITSADSATFVLGMQTTNGSLNPSNYIKFIWGGVVAASAAILLYSGGLQALQTASIIAAFPFTFIMIFIVFAIMKALKADYKSYKK, encoded by the coding sequence ATGAAGAAGTTTACTACAGTATTCATTATATCGTTTATTATTTCAGTAATCTTCATAGCCTGGGGCGTTATTTCTCCAGAAGGATTACAGGAAAAGACTGGAGCGATACAAGGATTCCTTCAAAAGAAATTTGGTTGGTTCTACCTTCTGTCTGCTACAGCATTCTTGATTTTCTCCATCTACCTCATTTTCAGTAGATATGGGAAAATTAAACTTGGTAAAGATGACGATGAGCCAGACTACAATTTGATTACCTGGTTTGCAATGTTATTTAGTGCAGGTATGGGTATTGGACTTGTGTTCTGGGGTGTCGCTGAACCTCTATTCCATTATTATGACCCACCTTCAGGTAATGGAGAAACTGTCGAATCTGCTCGTGCATCGATACGTTATGCATTTTTCCACTGGGGATTACACCCTTGGGGCATTTATACGGTTATTGGTCTAGCATTAGCATATTTCAAATTCCGCAAAGGTGCACCTGGTTTAATTAGCGCGATTTTCAGACCATTATTAGGTGACCGAGTTAACGGACCTATAGGAATTATGATTGATGTAATTGCGGTATTCGCTACAGTATTTGGTGTCGCAACGTCACTAGGTTTTGGAGCAGCTCAAATTAGTGGTGGATTATCCTATGTATTCACTGGTATTGAGAACACAAAAATGACGCAACTGATCATAATCGCAACAGTTACCGTACTATTTACGATATCTGCTTCAACAGGATTAAACAAAGGTATTAAATACTTAAGTAACGTAAATATCGTACTAGCGATAGGACTGATGTTCTTCCTCCTATTTGCTGGTCCTACGAATTTCATTATGGACGTGTTTACACAAACGTTAGGTTCTTACATTCAAAACCTTCCTAGTATGAGTTTTACGCTTGGACCATATAGTGAGACGAAACAAGGATGGATTCAATCTTGGACAGTTTTCTATTGGGCTTGGTGGATTGCATGGGCTCCATTCGTTGGTATGTTCATTGCCCGTGTTTCTAAAGGACGTACGATAAGAGAATTCGTATTAGGTGTTCTACTCGTTCCTACTATTTTCGGCGGTCTTTGGTTCTCTGTATTTGGTGGTTCAGCTATCTTTAAAGAGCGTATGGAAGGAACTGCTTTATACTCACTCATGACCGACCAAGGAACTGAGGTAGCATTGTTCTCATTACTAGAACAATTCCCTCTAGGTTCTATTATGTCTGTAATCGCAATTCTGTTGATCAGTACATTCTTTATTACTTCAGCAGATTCCGCAACATTCGTATTAGGTATGCAAACAACGAACGGTAGTTTAAACCCTTCAAATTATATTAAATTTATCTGGGGTGGTGTCGTAGCTGCATCTGCTGCAATTCTTCTTTATTCAGGCGGATTGCAAGCCTTACAGACAGCTTCTATTATAGCCGCATTCCCGTTCACCTTTATTATGATCTTCATTGTCTTTGCCATCATGAAGGCGCTAAAGGCGGATTATAAATCATATAAGAAATAG
- a CDS encoding polysaccharide deacetylase family protein, which yields MKKILLLLLVVLIAGCGPQTTDQSKEKKKEQSENTDTVHSEKESPEEDENDEGSGSHDEEKDSEEDPAAEDQTVQYTVHPANWTLKTEMETDSEKKTVLLTIDDAPDQHALEMAKKLKDLNVPAIFFVNGHFMDTEKEKEVVKEIYDLGFEIGNHTMSHSNLSKLSEEKQRVEIVQLSEEIESVTGEAPAFFRAPFGVNTDFSKELMKEQEMIFMNWTYGYDWEKEYQTSSSIADIMVNTPLLTDGAILLMHDRTWTNEALVEIVKGLRAKGYSFVNPDQIITGK from the coding sequence ATGAAAAAAATACTATTACTTTTGTTGGTCGTCTTAATTGCAGGGTGTGGCCCACAGACCACAGATCAATCTAAAGAGAAAAAGAAAGAGCAATCAGAAAATACAGATACGGTTCATTCCGAAAAGGAATCACCTGAGGAAGATGAAAATGATGAAGGTTCAGGGAGTCATGACGAAGAAAAAGACAGCGAAGAAGACCCTGCTGCTGAAGATCAAACTGTCCAATATACTGTACACCCTGCAAATTGGACTTTAAAAACAGAAATGGAGACAGATTCTGAAAAGAAAACAGTATTATTAACGATTGATGATGCACCTGATCAGCACGCACTTGAAATGGCCAAAAAGCTGAAAGACTTGAATGTGCCAGCCATTTTCTTTGTGAATGGACACTTTATGGACACTGAAAAAGAGAAAGAAGTTGTAAAGGAAATATATGATTTAGGCTTTGAAATTGGTAACCATACAATGAGTCATTCAAACCTCTCAAAATTATCAGAAGAAAAACAAAGGGTTGAGATCGTCCAACTTTCAGAAGAGATAGAATCCGTAACTGGAGAAGCACCTGCTTTCTTCAGAGCGCCATTTGGAGTTAATACGGATTTCTCAAAAGAATTAATGAAAGAACAGGAAATGATTTTTATGAACTGGACTTATGGATATGACTGGGAAAAGGAATATCAGACGAGTAGTAGTATTGCAGATATTATGGTTAATACCCCTTTACTGACGGATGGAGCCATCCTATTAATGCATGACCGCACATGGACAAATGAAGCATTAGTTGAGATAGTTAAAGGCCTACGTGCAAAAGGGTATTCCTTCGTAAACCCTGATCAAATTATTACTGGTAAATAA
- a CDS encoding DUF1885 family protein has product MSRSAYVKLVEKSKQQAITLEEVEKLIEYYQEITTKTGDQLSWEYGAAAFPYKVEYHEKDSQKFYLLKGIEADYQYIIVGLSNARGKDNDEQIQIVLPEGSTHGDKGKANEFCKFLAKQLSGELHLFNGRIMYYYKR; this is encoded by the coding sequence TTGTCTAGAAGTGCGTATGTGAAGCTTGTAGAAAAATCAAAACAGCAAGCGATTACACTTGAAGAGGTTGAGAAATTAATTGAGTATTATCAAGAAATCACAACCAAAACTGGGGATCAATTAAGTTGGGAATACGGAGCTGCAGCGTTCCCTTACAAGGTCGAGTATCATGAAAAGGATTCACAAAAGTTTTATCTATTAAAAGGAATAGAAGCAGATTATCAATACATAATTGTTGGACTTTCTAATGCACGAGGAAAAGACAACGATGAACAGATACAAATCGTTCTCCCTGAAGGATCTACCCATGGAGATAAAGGTAAAGCAAATGAATTTTGTAAGTTTCTTGCTAAGCAGTTAAGTGGTGAACTCCATTTATTTAATGGGAGAATCATGTATTATTACAAACGTTGA